Below is a window of Chloroflexota bacterium DNA.
TCTACCGTAGCGGTCTACTCAGATGTAGACCGCAACTCGCTCCACGTACGCTATGCCGACGAGTCCTACCCAATTGGTCCAGCGCTGGCGAAGGACAGCTATTTGCGCGCGGATAAGATTATCGAAGTGGCCAGGCGATGCCAGGCGGAGGCCATCCATCCCGGTTACGGCTTTCTAGCCGAAGATGCCACCTTTGCCCAGTCCTGTCTTGACGCAGGGATCATCTTTATCGGCCCACCACCACAAACGATCTTGGCTATGGGCGACAAGATCACAGCCCGCCGGACTATGCAGGCAGTGGGCATCCAGGTTGTTCCCGGTAGCTATGCGGAGCTACGTGATGCAGACGAAGCTGCGGCTGAAGCAGAACGTCTCGGCTTGCCGATAGTGATCAAGTCTGCCGCCGGTGGTGGAGGAAGAGGGATGCGCATCGTGCGGCATCTAGAGGACCTACCTGCGGCCTTCGACTCTGCCTACCGGGAGTCCATCGCTGCTTTTGGGCGAGCCGGTCTCTACCTGGAAAAGCATCTTGATGGCGTCCGTCATATCGAATTTCAGTTACTGGCTGATCGCTATGGCAATATCGTCCATCTGGGTGAACGCGAGTGCTCCATACAGCGTCGACATCAAAAGCTGATCGAGGAGGCGCCCTCAGCTGTGGTTGACGAGGAGCTACGCCAGAGGATGGGAGAGATGGCAGTGGGGGCAGCCAAGGCGGCCCACTATGAGAGCGTCGGCACGGTTGAGTTTCTGCTGGATAAGGATAAGAACTTCTACTTCCTGGAGATGAATACACGCCTCCAGGTCGAACATCCGGTCACAGAATTGGCAACCGGGGTCGATATCGTCCTGGAACAGTTGCGTATGGCCGCAGGACGCAAGCTACGTTACGCCCAGGAGGATATCAAGATCAAGGGCTGGGCCATCGAGTGTCGCATCGCCGCCGAGGACCCCTATAACAATTTCCTACCCTCCATAGGACGGGTGACGGCTGTTTACGAACCGAGTGGATCTGGTGTGCGTCTGGACAGTGGTATTTACGATGGCTTTGAGGTATCGCTATACTACGATCCTTTGATCGCCAAGCTAGCTGTCTGGGGGGAGACGCGTGGACAGGCTATCCTGAGGATGAGAAGGGCCTTGCGTGAATACAAGATCATCGGCATCCAGACCAATATTCCCTTTCATCTAAGCGTGATGGATACGGCCAGTTTCATCGGTGGTCGGTATGATACCAGCTATTTAGATAGCCGTCCCCCCACTGCGGATGAAGCGGAGAGAGACCAACAACGCCATATTGCCGCGGTGGCCGCCGCGGTTATAGCCCACCAGAACAGACAGAAGGCTTTTGTCAGGCACCATGCGGAGAGGTTAGGGTTCATAGGCTGGAAATCGGCAGCCAGACGGGAAGGGCTGAGGCCAAAGTGAAATATTTCGCCCAGGTGGATGACGAAGAGATCGAAATCGACATCGGTGAAGAGAAGGGTGGCATTGTCCAGGTTAAGGTCACCGATCGCCCGCTGATCATAGATCTGCAACAAGTGGCTGATACCTCCCTCTATTCCCTAATCGTGGATCAACTATCCTATGAGGTGTTCGTTGAACAGCAAGAGGGCGAATATACCGTCATCATTGGCGGGCAATTATACCGGGTGCAGGTACAGGACGAGCGAGCCAAGCGGCTTTCGGCCGTGGTGAGGAAGGAAAGAAGAGAGGAGGGCGAGCTGGCCCTAAAGGCGCCGATGCCTGGCTTGATCGTCCGGCTGGACGTTCGTTCCGGCCA
It encodes the following:
- the accC gene encoding acetyl-CoA carboxylase biotin carboxylase subunit, translating into MFRKVLVANRGEIAVRILRACAELGISTVAVYSDVDRNSLHVRYADESYPIGPALAKDSYLRADKIIEVARRCQAEAIHPGYGFLAEDATFAQSCLDAGIIFIGPPPQTILAMGDKITARRTMQAVGIQVVPGSYAELRDADEAAAEAERLGLPIVIKSAAGGGGRGMRIVRHLEDLPAAFDSAYRESIAAFGRAGLYLEKHLDGVRHIEFQLLADRYGNIVHLGERECSIQRRHQKLIEEAPSAVVDEELRQRMGEMAVGAAKAAHYESVGTVEFLLDKDKNFYFLEMNTRLQVEHPVTELATGVDIVLEQLRMAAGRKLRYAQEDIKIKGWAIECRIAAEDPYNNFLPSIGRVTAVYEPSGSGVRLDSGIYDGFEVSLYYDPLIAKLAVWGETRGQAILRMRRALREYKIIGIQTNIPFHLSVMDTASFIGGRYDTSYLDSRPPTADEAERDQQRHIAAVAAAVIAHQNRQKAFVRHHAERLGFIGWKSAARREGLRPK
- a CDS encoding biotin/lipoyl-binding protein, whose amino-acid sequence is MKYFAQVDDEEIEIDIGEEKGGIVQVKVTDRPLIIDLQQVADTSLYSLIVDQLSYEVFVEQQEGEYTVIIGGQLYRVQVQDERAKRLSAVVRKERREEGELALKAPMPGLIVRLDVRSGQRVAKGERLLVLEAMKMENELRSPRDATVRAIYVQKGQKVEHGGLLLSLA